A single window of Rana temporaria chromosome 1, aRanTem1.1, whole genome shotgun sequence DNA harbors:
- the GPR150 gene encoding probable G-protein coupled receptor 150 — MEELFPYGSLSILGNFSISAQASTNSPFTNQSQVVKSPPYNRQIRIIAMTVIFTVSLVGNSVVLYMICSGKEKKRKINFLITHLALADLYVSLITLFSQIVWELLEDEWLGGDVACRIFKVFQVSGLIASSNIIAILALERHHVITNPLSTPLPTRCFAAMGWLLSLLLSVPQAFVFRAAHTEEGARCRNVFWQLPKWHFQIYIIYSSVTVFFLPFCVLTVAYSRILWIIWRKGKNPKTIEDFGDDCELKVTKRPLKLEAVNSCIPRAKVKTLKMTLVIIILFIVCGLPYFVVEMKVAFGTITGLDEEVMAVLGIFVVTNSAVNPYVYLFFRTNNVFLRRLEKKVCFSCCLQEHREVAFRRNLFQSCARTPRRKLSTTTTTTTTTTEVDSSSALQRSVYQQPTATLSKDSV, encoded by the coding sequence ATGGAGGAATTATTCCCGTATGGGAGCCTTTCCATCCTGGGTAACTTCTCTATTTCTGCCCAGGCATCCACAAACAGCCCCTTCACCAACCAAAGCCAGGTTGTGAAGTCCCCTCCATACAACAGGCAGATCCGGATCATTGCAATGACTGTCATCTTCACTGTGTCACTGGTGGGCAATTCGGTGGTGCTGTATATGATCTGCAGTGgcaaggagaagaagaggaagattaACTTTCTGATCACCCACCTGGCACTAGCCGACCTCTATGTCTCTCTTATAACTCTTTTTTCCCAGATTGTATGGGAATTACTGGAGGATGAGTGGCTGGGTGGGGATGTGGCTTGTCGGATCTTTAAAGTGTTTCAGGTGTCGGGACTCATTGCTTCCTCCAATATAATAGCCATATTAGCCCTGGAAAGACACCATGTTATTACAAACCCATTAAGCACACCTCTGCCCACCCGGTGCTTTGCTGCCATGGGTTGGTTGCTTTCCCTGCTCCTGTCAGTGCCTCAGGCTTTTGTCTTCAGAGCTGCCCACACTGAGGAGGGTGCCAGGTGCCGCAACGTCTTCTGGCAGTTACCTAAGTGGCATTTTCAGATCTATATCATATACAGCTCTGTCACCGTCTTCTTCTTACCTTTCTGTGTCCTGACTGTAGCCTACAGCCGCATCCTATGGATCATCTGGAGAAAGGGGAAGAACCCCAAGACCATTGAAGACTTTGGTGATGATTGTGAACTCAAAGTCACCAAAAGACCACTCAAGCTTGAAGCTGTCAACAGCTGTATTCCTAGAGCCAAGGTAAAGACCCTAAAAATGACCCTGGTCATCATTATACTCTTCATTGTATGTGGGCTCCCCTACTTCGTCGTGGAGATGAAGGTGGCCTTTGGCACCATTACTGGTCTGGATGAGGAGGTTATGGCTGTGTTGGGTATCTTTGTGGTGACCAACAGCGCAGTGAACCCCTATGTGTATCTCTTCTTCAGGACCAACAACGTTTTCCTTAGGAGGCTGGagaagaaggtttgcttttcctGCTGCTTACAGGAGCACAGAGAGGTCGCCTTCCGCAGAAATCTCTTCCAGTCCTGTGCCAGGACACCCCGCAGGAAactgtccaccaccaccaccaccaccaccaccaccactgaggTGGACTCTTCTTCTGCCCTCCAACGATCCGTCTATCAGCAGCCGACTGCAACTCTCAGCAAGGACAGTGTGTGA